Below is a window of Candidatus Cybelea sp. DNA.
TGACCTTGCGTTCGATGGCCAGGATCGTCATAGTGCTACGATTCGTCGAGGACCGCTTCGATTCGTGCGTCCCCGAACGGAGTTCCGCTGCGCCGCAGCTCAAGGAAGAACTCGCGATTTCCGGCCGGCCCCAGCAACGGCGAGGCGAGCAGTCCGACCGGCACGAGGCCGAGGTGCAGCGCCGCATCGCGAATTTCTGCCAGCACCGCGCGATGCGTCTCTCGGCGGCGGACGACGCCGCCCGAATCGACGCGTTCCCGCCCCGCCTCAAACTGCGGCTTGACGAGCGCGACGACGACGCCGCCCTCGCGGAGGTACTTCACGGCGCGCTCCAGGATCGTGCGAAGCGAGATAAACGAAGCGTCGATCGCGACCAAATCGAAACCATCCGGAAACGCGTCGTCGGGAAGAAGCCGGAAGTTCGTTCGCTCGATCGCTTTGACGCGCGGATCGTTTCGCAGCCGCCAGTCGAGCTGGCCGTAGCCGACGTCCAACGCGGTAACGTGCGCCGCGCCATGCTGTAAAAGGCAATCGGTAAAGCCGCCGGTCGAAGCGCCGACGTCGAGCGTTTGACTGCCGCGCGCGTCGATGGCGAAGTTACGCAGAGCGTGCTCGAGCTTTTCGCCGCCGCGGCTGACGAAACGACGCGGACGCTCGATTTCGATCCGCGACGCTGCCGCGACGCTCTGTCCAGCTTTCGTTGCGACGAGGCCGTCGACGGTGACGCGCCCTTCCATGATGA
It encodes the following:
- a CDS encoding TlyA family RNA methyltransferase — its product is MPEVRRGRRLRLDDAVAEQADISRSQARSLIMEGRVTVDGLVATKAGQSVAAASRIEIERPRRFVSRGGEKLEHALRNFAIDARGSQTLDVGASTGGFTDCLLQHGAAHVTALDVGYGQLDWRLRNDPRVKAIERTNFRLLPDDAFPDGFDLVAIDASFISLRTILERAVKYLREGGVVVALVKPQFEAGRERVDSGGVVRRRETHRAVLAEIRDAALHLGLVPVGLLASPLLGPAGNREFFLELRRSGTPFGDARIEAVLDES